A single Cottoperca gobio chromosome 5, fCotGob3.1, whole genome shotgun sequence DNA region contains:
- the ccdc174 gene encoding coiled-coil domain-containing protein 174, translating to MDTKKKKPFTVTASSLVDLKAELYRKQEQFKQEKLGHENTGAGFTTKSKVKKPNVWSKQNTGVSARAEKDAEQLAEEQTSLDTSKRRLEEKAKLYDQMTKGDFPDEETEGLFLVDFTQKIIDQKRETLAQKTEREDEERDNSSSLPPPENPDEEWVDYVDALGRSRRCMKRDLPGFKKMDQDLQGKGKASAEKTLLSEDMRRELQRQEWEREEEEAMKRPVGPIHYEDIRGQEARDLGVGYFSFAQDAEQRRKQRETLDMLRDQTTDQRTKREQLKDKRQSILQARLAKVRGRKMKKAKLDGTEDEQREEENEGGEDEGELIGPPAPPEVRTVKKVEVEIQERKDTKPGVPHVREWDRGKEFMFSEWKSRCREERESEFAPPSAYFSEWKKERLGKNKTPENKSKMSFKWSKGPGGISESKEEPQSQPESAPAPPQPQKNPSPPPQTQTSSQSPPSDPPADQTPQTDSAPVSDPPLNPQYPPSFYPQFPAPPPPQFAGPPHLFPPQYPNQYPNQYPNQYPNQYPNQYPNQYPPQYPPQYLPQCPPQYPPQYPPQYHPQCPPQCPPQLQSQSQPQQSVDDMLSFYRSIT from the exons ATGgatacaaagaagaagaaaccctTCACTGTGACTGCTTCGTCG CTGGTGGACCTTAAAGCTGAACTGTACAGAAAGCAGGAACAATTCAAACAGGAAAAGCTTGGGCATGAAAATACTGGTGCTGGATTCACTACAAAATCCAAAGTCaag AAACCTAATGTCTGGAGCAAACAAAACACTGGTGTTTCAGCAAGAGCTGAGAAAGATGCAGAGCAGCTGGCTGAGGAGCAGACCAGCCTGGATACATCAAA ACGCAGGTTGGAGGAGAAGGCCAAACTCTACGATCAAATGACAAAAGGAGATTTTCCAG ATGAAGAGACCGAAGGACTGTTCCTGGTGGATTTCACCCAGAAGATTATTgaccaaaagagagaaacacttgcacagaagacagaaagagaggatgaggaaaGAGACAActcgtcttctctccctcctcctgaaAACCCAGATGAGGAATG GGTGGATTATGTTGACGCTTTGGGCCGATCTCGAAGATGCATGAAGAGAGACCTGCCAGGTTTTAAGAAAATGGACCAAGACCTTCAAGGAAAAGG AAAAGCCTCAGCTGAGAAGACCTTGCTCTCGGAGGACATGCGTCGAGAGCTACAGAGGCAGGagtgggagagggaggaagaggaggctaTGAAGAGGCCTGTTGGACCGATCCACTACGAGGATATCAGGGGACAAG AGGCTCGGGATCTCGGTGTGGGTTACTTTTCGTTCGCTCAGGATGCAGAGCAGCgcagaaagcagagagaaactCTGGACATGCTCAGAGATCAG ACAACAGACCAGCGCACTAAGAGGGAACAACTGAAGGACAAGAGGCAGTCCATCCTGCAGGCCCGACTGGCCAAAGTGAgggggaggaagatgaagaaggcCAAGCTGGATGGCACTGAGgacgagcagagagaagaggagaatgaAG GAGGGGAGGACGAAGGGGAATTAATAGGACCCCCGGCTCCACCAGAGGTCCGCACAGTGAAGAAGGTGGAAGTGGAGATCCAGGAAAGGAAGGACACCAAACCAGGAGTTCCTCATGTCAGAGAATGGGACAGAGGCAAAG AGTTCATGTTTAGTGAGTGGAAATCTCGGTGTCGCGAAGAGCGAGAGTCAGAATTTGCACCTCCCTCTGCGTACTTTAGCGagtggaagaaagaaagactggGGAAGAATAAAACTCCGGAGAATAAATCCAAGATGTCCTTCAAGTGGAGCAAAGGCCCAGGAGGAATCTCTGAGAGCAAAGAGGAACCACAATCCCAGCCCGAATCTGCTCCCGCTCCTCCTCAACCTCAAAAGAatccttcacctcctccacaaacacagacttcatCGCAGTCTCCACCTTCAGATCCCCCAGCAGATCAGACTCCGCAAACAGATTCAGCTCCCGTGTCTGATCCTCCTTTGAATCCCCAGTATCCTCCTTCATTTTATCCTCAGTTtcctgctccacctcctcctcagtTTGCTGGACCACCTCACCTGTTTCCCCCACAGTACCCCAACCAGTACCCCAATCAGTACCCCAACCAGTACCCCAACCAGTACCCCAACCAGTACCCCAACCAGTACCCCCCTCAGTATCCACCTCAGTATCTCCCCCAGTGTCCCCCCCAATATCCCCCCCAATATCCCCCCCAGTATCACCCCCAGTGTCCTCCCCAGTGTCCCCCCCAGCTGCAGAGCCAGTCTCAGCCTCAGCAGAGTGTGGATGACATGCTGTCCTTCTACCGAAGCATTACCTGA
- the ghrl gene encoding appetite-regulating hormone, which translates to MFLKRNTCLLVFLLCSLTLWCKSTSAGSSFLSPSQKPQNKGKSSRVGRQVMEEPSEPTEDNHITISAPFEIGLTLTEQDFEEYGVVLQEIIQRLLENTETAAERPSRL; encoded by the exons AtgtttttgaaaagaaacaCCTGTTTGTTGGTCTTCCTGCTGTGTTCTCTGACCTTGTGGTGCAAGTCGACCAGCGCAGGCTCCAGCTTTCTCAGCCCTTCACAAAAACCTCAG AACAAGGGGAAGTCTTCTAGAGTCGGTCGTCAAGTCATGGAGGAGCCTAGTGAACCCACGGAGGACAACCACATCACA ATAAGTGCCCCCTTTGAAATTGGCCTCACTTTGACGGAGCAGGACTTTGAGGAGTACGGGGTCGTGCTGCAGGAGATCATTCAGCGTCTGTTGGAAAACACAGAGACTGCAGCAG AGAGACCATCACGACTTTGA
- the tatdn2 gene encoding putative deoxyribonuclease TATDN2 isoform X2 yields MDKSSPQLEHSESKQVYSPPLHSYFMKEAIYRRALIAAVDSSRASGSNTNIPMTSPLKTEEPSPLSLDRTFTSIECSPIKSENKSKNNSSLQEEQWDSTLQLFEDIEAQDDGTELKTDRRSVVLKEGDSPKRFVAPDSPDKLFATENRPEDECCGTSLSALEYIPDSSCCFSTHQKGSPDSQQWKSPSVNTQGATTSSLTFSYTNETPEVVQAAAKEMERPFSRSVFVSFKEPHPTKTAPLKGSRVETESFRSSNIMSHLSDPFALPLYSKRGVLNPHLNSTTPRRKSDTGSSMRQPPNSFTQGGTSKRRLSMGAAPLWTSYPYLDSQVGFIDTHCHIDMLYGKLGFCGTFNSFQRQYQSSFPPEFRGCIANFCNPRIMVKEALWEGLLAEDMVWGAFGCHPHFAKDYSSAHERDILMAMRHPKAVAFGEIGLDYSHKNSTEHSKQKEVFERQLRLAVAMHKPLVIHCRDADDDLLEIMKKCVPREYRIHRHCFTNSYPVIEPFLTEFPNLYVGFTALITYYKAAEARDAVRRIPLNRIVLETDAPYFLPRQVSKDVCRFAHPGMGIYTLQELSLLKGEDMATVLSTIRNNTIQLYGV; encoded by the exons ATGGACAAGTCATCCCCTCAGCTGGAACACTCAGAGAGCAAGCAAGTATATTCACCTCCACTTCACTCTTACTTCATGAAGGAGGCTATCTACAGGAGGGCATTGATAGCAGCCGTTGACAGCTCAAGAGCAAGTGGTAGCAATACAAATATCCCCATGACTTCACCATTGAAGACTGAAGAGCCCAGTCCGCTGTCACTTGACAGAACGTTCACGAGTATTGAGTGTTCACCAATCAAATCTGAGAATAAATCTAAGAACAACAGCAGTTTACAGGAAGAACAGTGGGACTCCACCCTTCAGTTGTTTGAGGACATTGAAGCCCAAGATGACGGCACAGAGCTAAAAACAGACAGAAGG AGTGTTGTGTTAAAAGAAGGAGATTCACCAAAGAGGTTTGTTGCTCCGGACTCTCCAGACAAGTTATTTGCTACAGAAAATAGACCAGAAGACGAATGCTGTGGCACGTCCCTCTCTGCCCTCGAGTATATCCCAGATTCTTCATGTTGTTTCTCGACTCATCAGAAAGGCTCTCCTGACAGCCAACAATGGAAAAGTCCTTCAGTGAATACCCAGGGAGCTACAACTTCCTCTCTCACCTTTTCATACACTAATGAAACCCCTGAGGTCGTCCAGGCAGCTGCTAAGGAGATGGAGAGGCCTTTCTCACGGTCAGTTTTTGTCTCATTCAAGGAGCCGCACCCAACAAAAACGGCCCCTTTAAAGGGATCCAGAGTTGAGACTGAGAGTTTCCGCTCCTCTAACATTATGTCCCATTTATCGGATCCCTTTGCTCTGCCACTATACTCAAAAAGAGGAGTGTTGAACCCTCACTTGAACTCCACAACCCCACGCAGGAAGTCAGATACTGGCTCTTCCATGCGCCAACCCCCCAACTCCTTTACTCAGGGTGGCACTTCTAAAAGAAGATTATCCATGGGAGCAGCACCTTTGTGGACCAGTTACCCCTACCTGGACAGTCAGGTTGGTTTCATCGACACACACTGTCATATAGACATGCTCTATGGAAAGCTTGGCTTCTGCGGGACATTCAACAGCTTTCAAAGGCAATACCAAAGCAGCTTTCCTCCGGAGTTTAGAGGCTGCATTGCCAACTTCTGCAACCCAAGGATCATGGTGAAGGAGGCCCTTTGGGAAGGTTTACTGGCTGAAGACATGGTATGGGGGGCGTTTGGGTGCCACCCCCACTTTGCCAAAGACTACTCAAGTGCCCATGAACGCGATATACTAATGGCCATGCGGCATCCAAAAGCTGTGGCGTTTGGTGAGATTGGCCTGGACTACTCTCACAAAAACTCCACTGAACACTCCAAGCAAAAAGAG GTGTTTGAGCGTCAGCTGCGTTTGGCTGTGGCAATGCACAAGCCTCTGGTGATCCACTGTAGGGACGCAGATGATGACCTGCTGGAAATCATGAAGAAGTGCGTCCCGAGGGAATACAGAATTCACAG GCACTGTTTCACCAACAGTTATCCAGTGATTGAGCCCTTCCTGACAGAGTTCCCAAACCTGTATGTGGGTTTCACGGCCCTGATCACCTACTACAAGGCTGCCGAGGCCCGAGATGCTGTCCGCCGGATCCCTCTGAACCGCATTGTGTTGGAGACCGACGCACCATATTTCCTGCCAAGACAG GTGAGTAAAGATGTCTGCCGGTTTGCACATCCTGGAATGGGCATCTACACGCTGCAGGAGCTGAGCCTGCTGAAGGGGGAAGACATGGCCACGGTCCTCAGCACCATCCGAAACAACACCATTCAGCTCTACGGCGTGTGA
- the tatdn2 gene encoding putative deoxyribonuclease TATDN2 isoform X1 produces the protein MDSSRKKLSFKWLRTTITSPTQLQQRDAGPGTPPHWNMSLNEDSNTLPLCDSPGPDGLGALSLDTPKRKAQEPGESTASLGKLKLRKLSRKNCEDFIISEEKPMDKSSPQLEHSESKQVYSPPLHSYFMKEAIYRRALIAAVDSSRASGSNTNIPMTSPLKTEEPSPLSLDRTFTSIECSPIKSENKSKNNSSLQEEQWDSTLQLFEDIEAQDDGTELKTDRRSVVLKEGDSPKRFVAPDSPDKLFATENRPEDECCGTSLSALEYIPDSSCCFSTHQKGSPDSQQWKSPSVNTQGATTSSLTFSYTNETPEVVQAAAKEMERPFSRSVFVSFKEPHPTKTAPLKGSRVETESFRSSNIMSHLSDPFALPLYSKRGVLNPHLNSTTPRRKSDTGSSMRQPPNSFTQGGTSKRRLSMGAAPLWTSYPYLDSQVGFIDTHCHIDMLYGKLGFCGTFNSFQRQYQSSFPPEFRGCIANFCNPRIMVKEALWEGLLAEDMVWGAFGCHPHFAKDYSSAHERDILMAMRHPKAVAFGEIGLDYSHKNSTEHSKQKEVFERQLRLAVAMHKPLVIHCRDADDDLLEIMKKCVPREYRIHRHCFTNSYPVIEPFLTEFPNLYVGFTALITYYKAAEARDAVRRIPLNRIVLETDAPYFLPRQVSKDVCRFAHPGMGIYTLQELSLLKGEDMATVLSTIRNNTIQLYGV, from the exons ATGGACAGCAGCAGAAAGAAGTTGTCCTTTAAGTGGCTACGAACTACAATCACCTCACCCACACAGCTTCAGCAGAGAGATGCTGGCCCAGGCACACCCCCTCACTGGAATATGTCACTGAATGAAGATTCAAATACTTTGCCCCTCTGTGACTCTCCAGGACCTGATGGCCTTGGAGCACTGAGTCTGGACACTCCCAAGAGGAAGGCACAGGAGCCTGGCGAAAGCACAGCCTCTTTAGGCAAACTTAAACTGAGGAAGCTTTCCAGGAAAAATTGTGAAGATTTCATAATTTCAGAG GAGAAACCTATGGACAAGTCATCCCCTCAGCTGGAACACTCAGAGAGCAAGCAAGTATATTCACCTCCACTTCACTCTTACTTCATGAAGGAGGCTATCTACAGGAGGGCATTGATAGCAGCCGTTGACAGCTCAAGAGCAAGTGGTAGCAATACAAATATCCCCATGACTTCACCATTGAAGACTGAAGAGCCCAGTCCGCTGTCACTTGACAGAACGTTCACGAGTATTGAGTGTTCACCAATCAAATCTGAGAATAAATCTAAGAACAACAGCAGTTTACAGGAAGAACAGTGGGACTCCACCCTTCAGTTGTTTGAGGACATTGAAGCCCAAGATGACGGCACAGAGCTAAAAACAGACAGAAGG AGTGTTGTGTTAAAAGAAGGAGATTCACCAAAGAGGTTTGTTGCTCCGGACTCTCCAGACAAGTTATTTGCTACAGAAAATAGACCAGAAGACGAATGCTGTGGCACGTCCCTCTCTGCCCTCGAGTATATCCCAGATTCTTCATGTTGTTTCTCGACTCATCAGAAAGGCTCTCCTGACAGCCAACAATGGAAAAGTCCTTCAGTGAATACCCAGGGAGCTACAACTTCCTCTCTCACCTTTTCATACACTAATGAAACCCCTGAGGTCGTCCAGGCAGCTGCTAAGGAGATGGAGAGGCCTTTCTCACGGTCAGTTTTTGTCTCATTCAAGGAGCCGCACCCAACAAAAACGGCCCCTTTAAAGGGATCCAGAGTTGAGACTGAGAGTTTCCGCTCCTCTAACATTATGTCCCATTTATCGGATCCCTTTGCTCTGCCACTATACTCAAAAAGAGGAGTGTTGAACCCTCACTTGAACTCCACAACCCCACGCAGGAAGTCAGATACTGGCTCTTCCATGCGCCAACCCCCCAACTCCTTTACTCAGGGTGGCACTTCTAAAAGAAGATTATCCATGGGAGCAGCACCTTTGTGGACCAGTTACCCCTACCTGGACAGTCAGGTTGGTTTCATCGACACACACTGTCATATAGACATGCTCTATGGAAAGCTTGGCTTCTGCGGGACATTCAACAGCTTTCAAAGGCAATACCAAAGCAGCTTTCCTCCGGAGTTTAGAGGCTGCATTGCCAACTTCTGCAACCCAAGGATCATGGTGAAGGAGGCCCTTTGGGAAGGTTTACTGGCTGAAGACATGGTATGGGGGGCGTTTGGGTGCCACCCCCACTTTGCCAAAGACTACTCAAGTGCCCATGAACGCGATATACTAATGGCCATGCGGCATCCAAAAGCTGTGGCGTTTGGTGAGATTGGCCTGGACTACTCTCACAAAAACTCCACTGAACACTCCAAGCAAAAAGAG GTGTTTGAGCGTCAGCTGCGTTTGGCTGTGGCAATGCACAAGCCTCTGGTGATCCACTGTAGGGACGCAGATGATGACCTGCTGGAAATCATGAAGAAGTGCGTCCCGAGGGAATACAGAATTCACAG GCACTGTTTCACCAACAGTTATCCAGTGATTGAGCCCTTCCTGACAGAGTTCCCAAACCTGTATGTGGGTTTCACGGCCCTGATCACCTACTACAAGGCTGCCGAGGCCCGAGATGCTGTCCGCCGGATCCCTCTGAACCGCATTGTGTTGGAGACCGACGCACCATATTTCCTGCCAAGACAG GTGAGTAAAGATGTCTGCCGGTTTGCACATCCTGGAATGGGCATCTACACGCTGCAGGAGCTGAGCCTGCTGAAGGGGGAAGACATGGCCACGGTCCTCAGCACCATCCGAAACAACACCATTCAGCTCTACGGCGTGTGA